Part of the Sphingobium lignivorans genome is shown below.
CCCCTATGCTTCGGCCAAGGGCATCGTCGTCATGAACACCCCGTTCGGCAACTCGATCACCACCGCCGAGCACGCCATCGCGCTCATGTTCGCGCTCGCTCGCCAACTGCCGGAGGCGGATGCCAGCACCCAGGCCGGCAAATGGGAAAAGAACCGCTTCATGGGTGTCGAGGTGACGGGCAAGACGCTCGGTCTGATCGGCGCGGGCAATATCGGGTCCATCGTCGCCAGCCGCGCCCTTGGCCTGCGCATGAAGGTCGTGGCGTTCGATCCCTTCCTTACCCCGGAACGCGCGATCGAGATGGGCGCGGAGAAAGTCGATCTGGAGACGCTGCTGGCGAAGGCGGATTTCATCACCCTGCACACGCCGCTCACGGACCAGACCCGCAACATTCTTTCCGCCGAGAATCTGGCGAAGACCAAGAAGGGCGTGCGCATCATCAATTGCGCGCGCGGCGGCCTGATCGACGAGGCGGCGCTCAAGGAAGGCCTGGAGAGCGGTCATATCGCCGGTGCCGCGCTGGACGTGTTCGCGGTTGAACCTGCCAAGGAGAACCCGCTGTTCGGCACGCCCAATTTCATCTCCACGCCGCATCTGGGCGCTTCCACCAGCGAGGCGCAGGTGAACGTGGCGTTGCAGGTGGCCGAGCAGCTCAGCGATTATCTCATCTCCGGCGGCGTCACCAACGCGCTGAACATGCCGAGCCTCTCGGCGGAAGAAGCGCCCAAGCTGCGGCCCTATATGGCGCTGGCCGAAAAGCTCGGCAGCATGATCGGCCAGCTCTCGCATGACGTCATCCCGCGCATCTCGATCCACACCGAGGGCGCGGCCGCCGAGCTCAACCAGAAGCCCATCGTCTCGGCCGTGCTCGCCGGTTTCCTGCGCACGCAGACGGACACGGTGAACATGGTGAACGCGCCCTTCCTCGCCCGCGAGCGCGGCATCGAAGTACGCGAGATCAAGACCGAGCGCGAAGGTGACTATCACACGCTGGTGCGCGTCTCGGTCAAGACCTCGCAGGGCGAGCGCTCGGTGGCGGGAACGCTGTTCGGCAATGCTGCGCCGCGCCTCGTCGAGCTGTTCGGCATCAAGGTCGAGGCCGATCTCGATGGCAACATGCTCTACATCGCCAACACGGATGCGCCCGGCTTCATCGGCGCGGTGGGCACCACGCTGGGCGAGGCCGGCATCAATATCGGCACGTTCCATCTGGGCCGGCGGGAAGCAGGCGGGGAGGCGATCCTGCTGCTTTCGGTCGACGGGTCCGTGCCGCAGGAACTGCT
Proteins encoded:
- the serA gene encoding phosphoglycerate dehydrogenase → MTKPKVLISDKMDPQAAQIFRERGCEVDEITGLKPEELIEIIGKYDGLAIRSSTKVTKEIIDAATNLKVIGRAGIGVDNVDIPYASAKGIVVMNTPFGNSITTAEHAIALMFALARQLPEADASTQAGKWEKNRFMGVEVTGKTLGLIGAGNIGSIVASRALGLRMKVVAFDPFLTPERAIEMGAEKVDLETLLAKADFITLHTPLTDQTRNILSAENLAKTKKGVRIINCARGGLIDEAALKEGLESGHIAGAALDVFAVEPAKENPLFGTPNFISTPHLGASTSEAQVNVALQVAEQLSDYLISGGVTNALNMPSLSAEEAPKLRPYMALAEKLGSMIGQLSHDVIPRISIHTEGAAAELNQKPIVSAVLAGFLRTQTDTVNMVNAPFLARERGIEVREIKTEREGDYHTLVRVSVKTSQGERSVAGTLFGNAAPRLVELFGIKVEADLDGNMLYIANTDAPGFIGAVGTTLGEAGINIGTFHLGRREAGGEAILLLSVDGSVPQELLCKIDALPSVRRVTPLKF